In a genomic window of Salvelinus fontinalis isolate EN_2023a chromosome 7, ASM2944872v1, whole genome shotgun sequence:
- the LOC129859030 gene encoding SKI/DACH domain-containing protein 1-like: MGDLKCGFEEMQGVRLGYLLIKGKQMFALSQVFTDLLKNIPRTTVHKRMDHLNVKKHHCDLEELRKLKAINSIAFHAAKCTLISREDVEALYFSCKTERVLKSNKRKAKASLPEDVGEGKLHADTHPTGLWKEKVWLSLHSVPQTLSLNKSGKREQPTSRPDSNLPQIYNKSLDQDYSFVTKSACKPFKNYETAQIPGNCVAFSQRHSFFRSVVSRQPVLFKSAIAAQSRLSAAGDLLHKRKRRREGGGGRDRDSGGARQSWSRSRHTHSHTHPHAHHPVLLVQPKCCSKPKTQHNHNGTTLGHFHLGREFYLDHGAHHHPHPQQHVGAFPESYSSDTESSCYSEPLNNDSDFGSSLSTSSNSGTSDEEEDEEDEEESPLESSEVSSDEESSSQSDSSSVSSQVSVQSIRFRRARFSSVNATKNITTRTLPNAITLSTTLSGTRTQSNSITLSHTKAPLLLQPTFHYSHKQQPSIPVVQGGTSQVDYASPRKQQKYEFIAREAKQDAHTHRFSSPVIRGSCFTERRDRKVPESQVQTKREIKRAELVSRTVYALSPSPNPNGNKAVPPHRTPGHANKCPSVLSSHCAHDKDTKHSKPTDNNQLSLAANLKREVRISPSLKLPSPLKTIKTEPEELSVAAGPLPNSGRAVKTPPFNLQNVKIKVEQSYDEFEYNSKASGFHCKGDEADINNGQYPGGDIKHAAGCFNNEPKAIESSAGAPKSSSGLQECRSTRDTPCSEEGEYKNGVGVRKNCRTLVLGKESGMSRAQAKQNVSKVDRTLSSRPVGKAEICDGNIEHLTGASKRKRASSNVAPSPKRPFSFMANFPAPPSLVVGSDGDLSPAYSLNSLGGPRPPTRSHPVWRWQPGGRTVPPPSAQRIRKC, encoded by the coding sequence ATGGGAGACCTGAAGTGTGGGTTTGAGGAGATGCAGGGAGTGAGGCTGGGATACCTGCTGATAAAAGGAAAACAAATGTTCGCCCTCTCCCAGGTCTTCACTGACCTACTGAAAAATATTCCCCGGACCACCGTGCACAAACGCATGGACCACCTGAACGTTAAAAAACACCACTGTGATTTGGAGGAGCTGAGAAAGCTCAAAGCAATCAATTCTATTGCTTTCCACGCGGCTAAATGTACTCTGATATCACGGGAGGATGTGGAGGCGCTTTATTTCTCCTGCAAAACGGAACGCGTGTTAAAATCCAACAAAAGAAAAGCAAAGGCCAGTTTACCCGAGGATGTGGGCGAGGGCAAGCTTCACGCGGACACGCACCCTACCGGGTTATGGAAGGAGAAAGTTTGGTTAAGTTTACACAGCGTGCCACAGACTCTTTCCCTCAACAAATCCGGCAAGAGAGAGCAACCAACCTCGCGCCCCGACTCCAATCTACCTCAAATTTACAATAAATCCCTCGATCAGGATTATTCCTTTGTCACCAAGTCGGCATGTAAACCTTTTAAAAACTATGAAACAGCTCAAATACCGGGCAATTGCGTCGCATTTAGCCAGAGACATTCGTTTTTCCGGAGCGTGGTTAGCCGTCAGCCGGTGTTGTTTAAGTCCGCCATTGCTGCTCAGTCTAGGCTCTCTGCAGCCGGCGACCTACTTCACAAAAGGAAGAGGAGGCGCGAGGGGGGCGGCGGCAGGGATAGGGACAGCGGCGGCGCGAGGCAGTCGTGGAGCaggagcagacacacacactcacacactcaccctCACGCACACCACCCGGTGCTTCTCGTGCAGCCCAAGTGCTGCAGCAAGCCAAAAACCCAGCACAACCACAACGGGACAACTCTGGGCCATTTCCATCTTGGACGCGAGTTTTACCTCGACCACGGAGCTCACCACCATCCTCACCCGCAGCAACATGTAGGGGCTTTCCCGGAGAGCTACAGCAGTGACACCGAATCCAGCTGCTACTCAGAGCCGCTCAACAACGACTCAGACTTTGGCTCCAGTTTATCCACAAGCAGCAACTCTGggacctctgatgaggaggaagatgaggaggatgaagaggagagccCGTTGGAGAGTTCTGAGGTCAGTTCTGACGAGGAGAGTTCATCTCAATCTGACAGCAGCTCTGTGTCCAGTCAGGTCTCTGTCCAGTCCATCCGCTTCAGGAGGGCCCGGTTCTCCTCTGTCAACGCAACCAAAAATATCACCACTAGAACTCTGCCTAACGCTATAACTCTCTCCACTACTCTCTCCGGCACTAGAACTCAGTCCAACAGTATAACTCTCTCGCACACTAAAGCACCTTTGCTCCTGCAGCCTACCTTCCACTACAGCCACAAGCAGCAGCCATCTATACCGGTTGTCCAGGGTGGAACCAGCCAGGTGGACTATGCCAGTCCAAGGAAACAACAGAAGTACGAGTTTATAGCAAGGGAGGCCAAgcaggacgcacacacacacaggttcagCTCGCCTGTCATCCGGGGGAGTTGTTtcactgagaggagagacaggaaggtTCCTGAGTCCCAGGTCCAGACcaaaagagagataaagagagccgAGCTGGTGTCCAGAACAGTTTACGCACTGAGCCCCTCACCTAACCCCAACGGGAACAAAGCGGTTCCTCCGCACAGAACACCGGGACACGCAAACAaatgcccctcagtcctgagctcaCACTGCGCCCATGACAAAGACACAAAGCACTCCAAGCCTACAGACAACAACCAGCTTTCATTAGCTGCAAATCTAAAGAGAGAGGTGAGAATTAGCCCAAGCCTGAAACTGCCCTCTCCGCTCAAAACCATTAAGACCGAGCCGGAAGAGCTCTCAGTGGCCGCGGGTCCCCTCCCTAACAGTGGCAGGGCGGTCAAGACTCCCCCCTTCAACCTGCAGAATGTGAAAATCAAAGTGGAGCAAAGCTATGATGAATTCGAATACAACAGTAAGGCCTCCGGGTTCCACTGCAAAGGAGACGAGGCGGATATCAACAATGGCCAGTACCCCGGCGGCGACATCAAACACGCTGCTGGCTGTTTCAACAACGAGCCCAAAGCCATTGAAAGTTCTGCTGGGGCTCCCAAGTCCTCATCCGGCTTGCAGGAATGCAGGAGCACTCGAGACACCCCTTGTTCGGAGGAGGGGGAGTATAAAAACGGAGTTGGGGTCAGGAAAAACTGCAGGACTCTGGTTCTGGGGAAGGAGTCTGGAATGTCGAGGGCGCAGGCGAAACAGAACGTGTCCAAAGTTGACAGGACTTTATCTTCTCGTCCCGTGGGCAAAGCAGAGATTTGTGATGGAAATATTGAGCATCTAACAGGGGCGAGTAAACGAAAACGCGCGTCCAGTAATGTAGCACCCTCTCCGAAGAGGCCTTTCAGCTTCATGGCGAATTTCCCCGCTCCTCCGTCCCTGGTTGTGGGCAGCGACGGGGATTTAAGCCCAGCTTACTCTCTGAACTCTCTGGGGGGACCCCGACCTCCCACCCGCTCTCACCCCGTGTGGCGGTGGCAGCCTGGCGGTCGGACAGTCCCTCCCCCATCCGCTCAGAGAATCAGGAAATGTTGA